One window of Nicotiana tomentosiformis chromosome 11, ASM39032v3, whole genome shotgun sequence genomic DNA carries:
- the LOC138901539 gene encoding uncharacterized protein yields MEIEPDGEPWYHDIKRFLKTREYPEHAKGDKKRTIRRLAGSFFLNGEILYKRTPDLNLLRCIDATEAERIISEVHLGVEAVTFKAVTMKAVVDFVHSNIICRFGIPKTIITDNTANLNNHLMKEPKANEVVEVANKNIKKILRKKIQGSRQWHEKLSFALLGYHTTARTSVGATPYLLVYRTKVVIPAEVEIPSLRIIMKSEIEDTEWVKTKLEQLMMIDGKRLAAVCFGQLY; encoded by the exons ATGGAgatagaaccagatggtgaaccttGGTACCATGACATAAAACGGTTCCTAAAAACAAGGGAATACCCAGAGCATGCCAAGGGAGATAAAAAAAGAACAATAAGGCGGCTCGCCGGcagtttcttcctgaatggggaaattttgtacaaaaggaccccagatttgaacttatTGAGATGCAtagatgccacagaagctgagcggatcataAGTGAAGTGCATTTGGGG GTGGAGGCAGTTACTTTCAAGGCAGTCACCATGAAAGcagtggtagattttgttcattccaacatcatttgtcgctttggtatcccaaagacTATTATCACTGACAATACAGCCAATCTAAATAAtcatctgatgaaggag CCTAAAGCTAATGAAGTCGTTGAAGTAGCTAACAAGAATATTAAGAAGATCCTTAGGAAGAAGATCCAAGGGtccaggcaatggcatgaaaagttatcttttgctcttttgggataccacacgactgctcgcacatctgtgggtgcaactccttatctgttggtttATAGAACTAAAGttgtaataccggctgaagttgaaattccctctctccgaatcattATGAAATCAGAGATTGAAGACACCGAGTGGGTCAAGACCAAATTAGAACAGCTAATGATGATTGATGGAAAACGGTTAGCAGCAGTGTGTTTTGGCCAGTTATACTAG
- the LOC138901540 gene encoding uncharacterized protein — protein MDNSFGCVLGQHDATCKKEEAIYYLSKKFTNYEVKYTLLERTCCALTWVTQKLRHYLLVYTTYLTSRMDPLKYIFQKPMPTRRLVKWQILLTEFDIVYVTCTAMKAHALADHLAENPVDDDYKPLSTYFPDVEVNSIEEVVSDDICIWKMYFDRAVNIKGVGIGAILISHIGQHYPATARLHFFCTNNTSEYEACIMGLKMALDLDVHELLVMGDSDLLIRQAQGEWETRDIKLIPYRQCVQDLRKRFKSIEFRYIPRFHNELADALPTLALMLPYPGNTHIDPLQIQNSELTRPL, from the coding sequence atggataattcctttggatgcgttctggggcaacatgatgcgacaTGCAAAAAGGAAGAGGCaatctattatttgagcaagaagttcaccaattatgaggttaagtataccctTTTAGAAAGAACATGTTGTGCTTTAACTTGGGTCACTCAGAAGCTGAGGCATTATCTCCTGgtctacactacttacctcacaTCTAGAATGGATCCTTTGAAGTACATCTttcaaaagccaatgcccactaGAAGGCTCGTAAAATGGCAGATTCTactcacagagttcgacatcgtctatgtcacttgCACCGCAATGAAAGCACATGCTTTGgcagatcatttggcagagaatccagttgatgatgattACAAGCCACTGAGTACATACTTCCCAGACgtagaggtcaactcaatagaggaagtagtttcAGATGACATCTGtatatggaaaatgtattttgatagggctgtcaatatcaaaggagttgggatcggggcaatccttATCTCACATATTGGACAACATTACCCTGCAACGGCCCGACTTCATTTCTTTTGTACCAATAATACATCGGAATACGAGGCTTGTATAATGGGTCTAAAAATGGCCCttgatctggatgtgcatgaactattggttatgggagattccgacttgcttatccggcaagcccaaggtgaatgggaaactcgagacatcaagcttattccatatagacaatgtgtacaagactTGAGAAAGAGATTCAAATCCATcgaattcaggtacattcccaggtttcacaatgagCTAGCCGACGCCTTGCCTACCTTAGCCTTGATGCTCCCTTATCCAGGCAATACCCATATTGATCCACTACAAATCCAAAATTCAGAATTAACACGGCCACTATAA